The following are from one region of the Cloacibacillus sp. An23 genome:
- a CDS encoding phosphoribosyltransferase family protein, with translation MPFCEECLNDAASQPPPPFCAECGGPYGRPCCYGGVPCYAAAFHEGAARDFILALKYRNMRALGLAMGARMSKLAEGIEADCIVPLPLHKGSRRAYNQTELLARGIASRRGLDVEARAMSWAERRAPQSGRNAAERAGVSGASFRVSERLRGKRVILVDDVYTTGGTARAAIAALRKAGAVPAAVMLWSRRTRGSAEASDGPEEPQYLL, from the coding sequence GTGCCTTTCTGCGAAGAATGTCTGAACGACGCCGCGTCGCAGCCGCCGCCTCCGTTCTGCGCGGAGTGCGGCGGGCCTTACGGCAGGCCGTGCTGTTACGGCGGCGTCCCGTGCTACGCCGCGGCCTTCCACGAGGGAGCGGCGAGGGATTTCATTCTCGCTCTCAAATATAGGAACATGCGGGCTCTCGGGCTCGCGATGGGCGCGCGCATGTCGAAGCTTGCAGAAGGAATAGAAGCGGACTGCATCGTTCCGCTCCCGCTGCACAAAGGCAGCCGGCGCGCGTACAATCAGACCGAGCTGCTGGCGCGCGGCATAGCTTCGCGCCGCGGGCTCGACGTTGAGGCCCGCGCCATGTCGTGGGCCGAACGCCGCGCGCCGCAGAGTGGACGGAACGCCGCCGAACGCGCGGGCGTCTCCGGAGCTTCGTTCAGAGTTTCTGAACGGCTGCGCGGGAAACGCGTTATACTCGTCGATGATGTATACACAACCGGCGGCACGGCGCGCGCCGCCATCGCGGCACTCAGAAAGGCCGGCGCCGTTCCCGCCGCCGTAATGCTATGGTCGCGCAGGACGCGCGGCTCTGCCGAAGCCTCAGACGGCCCGGAAGAGCCGCAGTATCTGTTATAA
- the metK gene encoding methionine adenosyltransferase, protein MSKERYLISSESVTEGHPDKLADQISDAVLDAILEADPMGRVACETLVTTGLVMVAGEISTNCYVDIPKIARKTVKEIGYTRAKYGFDGDTCAVLTTIDEQSCDIALGVDKAKEAKELSDDEIDAIGAGDQGLMVGFACNDTEELMPLPISLAHKLARRLSEVRRNKTLPYLRPDGKSQVTVEYENGKPVRVDTVVISTQHHPAIDQKQIEADIIEHVIKPVIPANLITSKLRIFVNPTGRFVLGGPQADSGLTGRKIIVDTYGGAVPHGGGAFSGKDPTKVDRSGAYMVRYAAKNVVAAGLADACQIQVAYAIGVARPVSIMVETFGTGKIKDEEITELLRENFDFRPAAIIRDLDLRKPQYKRLAAYGHMGRIDLDPMPAWERTDKAETLKNAAKRFA, encoded by the coding sequence ATGAGCAAAGAAAGGTATCTCATTTCGTCTGAATCGGTGACGGAGGGACACCCTGACAAACTCGCAGACCAAATATCCGACGCCGTCCTCGACGCCATCCTCGAGGCTGACCCGATGGGCCGCGTCGCGTGTGAGACGCTTGTGACGACAGGGCTCGTCATGGTGGCCGGGGAGATAAGCACGAACTGCTACGTCGACATTCCTAAAATCGCGCGCAAGACCGTCAAGGAAATAGGCTACACGCGCGCCAAGTACGGTTTCGACGGAGACACTTGCGCCGTCCTAACGACGATAGACGAGCAGTCCTGCGACATCGCGCTCGGCGTGGACAAGGCCAAGGAAGCTAAGGAGCTTTCCGATGACGAGATCGACGCCATAGGCGCTGGGGACCAGGGGCTTATGGTCGGATTCGCGTGCAACGACACGGAAGAGCTTATGCCGCTCCCGATATCGCTCGCGCACAAGCTCGCGCGCCGTCTTTCTGAGGTCCGCAGGAACAAGACTCTGCCGTATCTGCGCCCCGACGGAAAGAGCCAGGTAACTGTCGAATACGAGAATGGAAAGCCCGTCCGCGTTGACACCGTGGTCATCAGTACGCAGCATCACCCCGCGATCGACCAGAAGCAGATCGAGGCGGACATCATAGAGCACGTTATCAAGCCCGTCATCCCAGCAAATCTGATTACGTCGAAGCTCCGTATATTCGTGAACCCGACGGGACGTTTCGTCCTCGGCGGCCCGCAGGCCGACAGCGGCCTCACCGGGCGCAAGATAATAGTCGATACATACGGCGGCGCAGTCCCGCACGGCGGCGGCGCGTTCTCCGGCAAGGACCCGACCAAGGTGGACCGCTCCGGCGCGTACATGGTGCGCTACGCCGCGAAGAACGTCGTGGCGGCTGGGCTCGCCGACGCCTGCCAGATACAGGTGGCGTACGCTATAGGCGTGGCGAGGCCGGTCTCGATAATGGTCGAGACATTCGGCACGGGCAAGATAAAGGACGAGGAAATCACGGAGCTGCTCCGCGAAAACTTCGACTTCCGCCCCGCGGCGATAATCCGCGACCTCGACCTGCGCAAGCCGCAGTACAAGCGTCTCGCCGCCTACGGGCACATGGGGCGCATCGACCTCGACCCGATGCCGGCGTGGGAGCGCACGGACAAGGCCGAGACTCTCAAAAACGCGGCGAAGCGTTTCGCGTAA